In Acidobacteriota bacterium, one DNA window encodes the following:
- a CDS encoding dienelactone hydrolase family protein gives MKLTVAILPAFLAYSSLFAQAPDPHAEHAKEAAAKPSPASAPAAPAPRNEAIPPDADQVKDALAKSPRHGEWVDVALPGGGKLVTWVVYPEKKEKAGIVIVIHEIWGLTDWARGVADQLAKEGFIALAPDLLSGMGPNGGGTDSLGADATKVIRNLTPADAAARLDAVRAYALKLPAANGRVGSVGFCWGGSTSFGYAVAQPKLDAAAVYYGSSPEDAEAYAKIGAPVVGFYGGDDARVNATIPRAEEAMKRLGKRYTANVYEGAGHGFLRQQTGRDGANARASAKAWAATVAFLNERLK, from the coding sequence ATGAAACTGACGGTCGCAATCCTCCCGGCGTTTCTCGCGTACTCCTCTCTCTTCGCCCAGGCTCCCGACCCGCACGCCGAGCACGCGAAGGAGGCCGCGGCGAAGCCGTCGCCCGCCTCGGCTCCCGCCGCGCCCGCGCCGCGCAACGAGGCGATCCCGCCCGACGCCGACCAGGTCAAGGACGCGCTCGCGAAGTCGCCGCGCCATGGCGAGTGGGTGGACGTCGCGCTGCCGGGCGGCGGCAAGCTCGTCACGTGGGTCGTCTACCCGGAGAAAAAGGAAAAGGCCGGGATCGTGATCGTGATCCACGAGATCTGGGGCCTCACGGACTGGGCGCGCGGCGTCGCGGACCAGCTCGCGAAGGAAGGGTTCATCGCGCTCGCGCCGGACCTCTTGTCGGGCATGGGTCCGAACGGCGGCGGCACGGACTCGCTCGGCGCGGACGCCACGAAAGTGATCCGGAACCTGACGCCGGCCGACGCGGCGGCGCGACTCGACGCCGTGCGGGCCTATGCGCTCAAGCTGCCGGCGGCAAACGGCAGGGTCGGAAGCGTCGGCTTCTGCTGGGGCGGGTCGACGAGCTTCGGTTACGCCGTGGCGCAGCCGAAGCTGGACGCGGCGGCGGTGTACTACGGCTCGTCGCCCGAGGACGCGGAGGCCTACGCGAAGATCGGCGCGCCCGTCGTGGGTTTCTACGGCGGAGACGACGCGCGCGTGAACGCCACGATCCCGCGCGCCGAAGAGGCCATGAAGAGGCTCGGCAAGCGCTACACGGCGAACGTGTACGAGGGCGCGGGCCACGGCTTCCTCCGGCAGCAGACGGGGCGCGACGGCGCGAACGCCCGCGCCTCCGCGAAGGCCTGGGCCGCGACGGTCGCGTTCCTCAACGAGAGACTGAAGTAG
- a CDS encoding serine/threonine-protein kinase encodes MTLAAGTKLGPYEILAPLGAGGMGEVYRAKDARLAREVAVKVLPEEFFEGEERRQRFEREARLLAALNHPGIAAIYSFEEIPSSSSSSSRHLLVMELVEGEGLDQKVATGPLPLEESLSFAKQIAEALEAAHEKGIIHRDLKPANVRVTHDGRVKLLDFGLAKMFEGEGGPGSSAGVTHSPTLTARATAAGVILGTAAYMSPEQARGRPVDKRTDVWAFGCVLFEMLAGKRAFEGETVSDTLAAVLMKEPDWSALRAPISLKVRELMRRCLQRDAKQRLRDIGDARIALEEEIGASGSSSGQLPFEENPASPDPAAGRSAPASRERGSRNLLSLYLPWVLAAAFAAAAGALALRVRDPQAPIASTGLTAALLPPDGWTFDMLSGPPVLSPDGTRLAFVVTDGKLRSQICVRSLATGEAQVLPGTETARNPFWSPDSKVVAFFGQTTGLDVVPASGGAVELVAASGPGRGGTWGSDGTMLYSPALLSSIFRIVPGRKERVPVTTLDEPRGESAHQWPQFLPDGKHFLFVVQRVDPVTRRNETELCVQALGETERRVLLKGVTRAVYVIGHLLFARGGALMAQPFDATRLETSGDPFVVAPRVQFLADGGTGIFTASANGLLVYASGGTIGNAQLVVYDRSGKALRTLGEVGNYWTPRVSPDGKLVASEVIDAVSNNRDVWTFDAIGAEPPVRRTFDPGEDYTPLFSPDGKRLAYASYRKGSWYIHEKTLSGSDEERLLAATPDAPLPAGTAPSAHLQIVAGSKFLTSWSPDGRFIAFNGSTRETSDDMWQLSAEGGKAELILRTPASERDTAFSPDGHWIAYLSSESGSPEVYVRSYPGPGGKWQVSTGGGVQPRWSRDGRELFYLATGFRLTSVPIRAGTTFEKGTPRELFQVSSRRTNIPQFDPFPDGQRFIVNTVVTEKASTPLTLVQNWTSMVKAK; translated from the coding sequence ATGACGCTTGCCGCCGGGACGAAGCTCGGGCCTTACGAGATCCTTGCGCCGCTCGGGGCGGGCGGGATGGGCGAGGTCTACCGGGCGAAGGACGCGCGCCTCGCGAGAGAGGTCGCGGTCAAGGTATTGCCGGAGGAGTTCTTCGAAGGTGAAGAGAGGAGGCAGCGGTTCGAGCGGGAGGCGCGGCTGCTCGCAGCGCTCAATCACCCCGGAATCGCCGCAATTTACTCATTCGAAGAAATCCCCTCTTCCTCTTCTTCTTCATCCCGCCACCTCCTGGTGATGGAGCTCGTCGAAGGCGAGGGCCTCGACCAGAAGGTCGCCACCGGCCCTCTTCCGCTCGAAGAATCTCTTTCTTTCGCGAAGCAGATCGCCGAGGCGCTCGAAGCCGCCCACGAGAAGGGCATCATCCACCGCGACCTCAAACCCGCGAACGTCAGGGTGACGCACGACGGGCGGGTGAAGCTCCTCGACTTCGGCCTCGCGAAGATGTTCGAGGGGGAGGGCGGCCCCGGCTCCTCCGCGGGCGTCACGCACTCTCCGACGCTGACGGCGCGCGCGACGGCGGCGGGCGTGATCCTCGGGACGGCCGCGTACATGTCGCCCGAGCAGGCGCGGGGGAGGCCGGTCGACAAGAGGACGGACGTCTGGGCGTTCGGTTGCGTGCTCTTCGAGATGCTGGCGGGAAAGAGAGCCTTCGAAGGGGAGACCGTCTCCGACACGCTCGCGGCGGTCCTGATGAAAGAACCGGATTGGAGCGCGCTGCGCGCGCCGATTTCCTTGAAGGTGAGAGAGCTGATGCGCCGGTGTCTCCAGCGCGACGCAAAGCAGCGCCTGCGCGACATCGGAGACGCGCGCATCGCCCTCGAAGAGGAGATCGGCGCTTCGGGCAGCTCCTCCGGCCAATTACCCTTCGAAGAAAATCCCGCGTCGCCTGACCCCGCTGCAGGTCGAAGCGCACCGGCGAGTCGCGAGCGAGGGAGCAGGAATCTCCTCTCTCTCTATCTTCCCTGGGTGCTCGCGGCTGCGTTCGCGGCCGCGGCGGGGGCTCTCGCGCTGCGCGTTCGCGACCCGCAGGCGCCGATCGCATCGACGGGCCTTACGGCGGCTCTGCTCCCGCCCGACGGTTGGACCTTCGACATGCTGAGCGGCCCCCCCGTCCTTTCGCCCGACGGGACCCGCCTCGCGTTCGTCGTGACCGACGGAAAATTGAGGAGCCAGATCTGCGTCCGTTCGCTCGCCACAGGCGAGGCGCAGGTCCTGCCCGGCACGGAAACGGCGCGAAACCCGTTCTGGTCGCCGGACAGCAAGGTGGTCGCATTCTTCGGGCAGACGACGGGCCTCGACGTCGTCCCGGCGTCGGGCGGCGCCGTCGAGCTCGTCGCCGCGAGCGGACCGGGCCGGGGGGGCACCTGGGGGTCGGATGGCACGATGCTTTACTCGCCTGCTCTCCTGAGCTCCATCTTCCGCATCGTGCCGGGGCGCAAGGAACGAGTGCCCGTGACGACGCTGGACGAGCCCCGGGGAGAGAGTGCGCACCAGTGGCCGCAGTTCCTTCCGGACGGAAAGCACTTCCTGTTCGTCGTCCAGCGCGTCGACCCGGTGACCCGCCGAAACGAGACCGAACTGTGCGTCCAGGCGCTCGGCGAGACGGAGCGCAGGGTCCTCCTGAAGGGCGTGACTCGCGCCGTCTACGTGATCGGTCACCTCCTCTTCGCGCGGGGCGGAGCCCTGATGGCGCAGCCGTTCGACGCGACCCGGCTGGAGACGTCGGGCGATCCCTTCGTCGTCGCGCCCCGTGTCCAGTTCCTGGCGGACGGCGGCACGGGGATCTTCACGGCCTCCGCGAACGGGCTCCTCGTCTACGCTTCGGGCGGGACCATCGGCAACGCGCAGCTCGTCGTGTACGACCGCTCCGGGAAGGCGCTCCGGACCCTCGGCGAGGTCGGCAACTACTGGACGCCACGCGTGTCCCCCGACGGAAAACTCGTGGCGTCGGAGGTGATCGACGCCGTGAGCAACAACCGCGACGTCTGGACGTTCGACGCCATCGGCGCCGAGCCGCCCGTGCGGCGCACGTTCGACCCGGGCGAGGACTACACGCCCCTGTTCTCGCCCGACGGCAAGCGCCTCGCTTACGCGTCGTACCGGAAGGGGTCGTGGTACATCCACGAGAAGACGCTTTCGGGCTCGGACGAGGAGAGGCTTCTCGCCGCGACGCCGGATGCGCCCCTTCCCGCCGGCACAGCGCCCTCGGCGCACCTCCAGATCGTGGCCGGCTCGAAGTTCCTGACGAGCTGGTCGCCGGACGGGCGCTTCATCGCCTTCAACGGGTCGACGCGGGAAACGTCCGACGACATGTGGCAGCTCTCCGCTGAAGGCGGCAAGGCCGAGCTCATCCTCCGGACGCCCGCGTCGGAACGAGACACGGCGTTCTCGCCCGACGGGCACTGGATCGCCTATCTCTCGTCCGAGAGCGGCAGCCCCGAGGTCTACGTGCGCTCGTACCCGGGCCCCGGCGGGAAATGGCAGGTCTCGACCGGCGGCGGCGTCCAGCCGCGCTGGAGCCGCGACGGGCGCGAGCTCTTTTACCTCGCGACGGGCTTCCGCCTCACGTCCGTCCCGATCCGCGCGGGCACCACGTTCGAGAAGGGCACGCCGCGGGAACTCTTCCAGGTGTCGAGCCGCCGGACGAACATCCCGCAGTTCGACCCGTTCCCGGACGGGCAGAGGTTCATCGTGAACACGGTCGTCACCGAGAAGGCCTCGACGCCGCTGACGCTCGTCCAGAACTGGACGTCGATGGTGAAGGCGAAATGA
- a CDS encoding hydroxymethylpyrimidine/phosphomethylpyrimidine kinase, whose protein sequence is MAPATALTVHAADPTGTGGLQGDLAVFAALGVRCASVVTAVAARTGRAAGVLHELPAAAVRAQLEALAEGPLPSAAKVGFLSRTPVVRLVAADLVRRRIPYVVDPVLVSRSGPRLLAAPSWAAFLKELLPSAALVTPNLPEASLLAGFPIRGEGDAKRAARAIQAYGPRAVLIKGGHADGDVVVDGLLDGRTWRAFAAPRLGEWAVPGAGDTLSAAITAYLAGGETLPDAVEHGLAFVRRAIAAAL, encoded by the coding sequence GTGGCGCCCGCGACCGCTCTCACCGTGCACGCCGCCGACCCGACGGGGACGGGCGGACTGCAGGGCGACCTCGCCGTTTTCGCCGCCCTCGGGGTCCGGTGCGCCTCCGTCGTGACCGCCGTCGCCGCCCGGACGGGGCGGGCGGCGGGCGTACTCCACGAACTGCCGGCCGCGGCGGTTCGCGCACAGCTCGAGGCCCTTGCCGAGGGCCCCCTCCCTTCCGCCGCGAAAGTCGGATTCCTGTCCCGGACCCCCGTCGTGCGGCTCGTCGCGGCCGATCTCGTCCGGCGGCGCATCCCGTACGTCGTGGACCCGGTCCTCGTCTCCCGATCCGGCCCGCGGCTGCTCGCGGCCCCCTCGTGGGCGGCGTTTCTGAAGGAGCTTCTCCCCTCTGCGGCTCTCGTCACGCCGAACCTCCCGGAGGCGTCCCTCCTCGCCGGCTTTCCGATCCGCGGCGAGGGAGACGCAAAGCGCGCCGCGCGGGCGATCCAGGCGTACGGCCCGCGGGCGGTCCTCATCAAGGGCGGCCACGCAGACGGCGACGTCGTCGTCGACGGGCTGCTGGACGGCCGGACGTGGCGCGCCTTTGCCGCGCCTCGCCTCGGGGAATGGGCGGTGCCGGGCGCGGGGGACACGCTCTCGGCGGCCATCACCGCATACCTCGCGGGAGGGGAGACGCTGCCGGACGCCGTCGAGCACGGCCTCGCGTTCGTGCGCCGCGCGATCGCGGCCGCGTTGTAA
- a CDS encoding DUF885 family protein: MRAVALALLLAGAVPAAADDLPALSRDFWAWRAVTKPVDRDDVNRVVRPHGWTPDWSLESIETRRRTLALFEERWVKLADASKPVPWQVDRRLIGSALARVRWELDVKRSWRRDPTFWVDQTVPAVVDALMSPPPFEKERSEDVAARLESIPRTLEQARAALDEAAAPFAALAIEDLRGIGPRLKASMTALSPLLAPDARGRVAPATGAAVAALESFRVWLEARLPLLPDRRPVGRDGYLFFLRNVALMPFTPEELLLMGRQEYERAVALEIVERQRNAGVPEIPMVADQAAQSAMTSRAEAEIRRFLEEKGILSVPGWMPHYVDLPVPAYLEALDGFGEWSLFANTARPGEPSLRWIPKPSPRLGYFAGSMAKDRRPHMSHEGIPGHAFQLALAGRHEDEIRRAFYDSGPIEGLAFYSEELLLSAGLYADAPKTREMVANYMRLRALRVEVDVKLALGTFTIPQAAEYLRTAVPMDAETARAEAAAFASSPGQAITYQIGKLQVLRLLAEAKRVQGDAFRLRAFHDFVYRNGNVPLSLQRWELLGLEDDLK, from the coding sequence ATGAGAGCTGTTGCACTCGCTCTTCTGCTGGCGGGCGCAGTGCCGGCGGCTGCCGACGATCTCCCGGCTCTCTCGCGCGACTTCTGGGCGTGGCGCGCCGTCACGAAGCCGGTGGACCGCGACGACGTCAACCGCGTCGTCCGGCCGCACGGCTGGACTCCCGACTGGTCGCTGGAGTCCATCGAGACCCGGCGCCGGACGCTCGCGCTCTTCGAGGAGCGCTGGGTGAAGCTCGCGGACGCGTCGAAGCCCGTCCCGTGGCAGGTGGACCGGCGGCTCATCGGCTCGGCGCTCGCGCGCGTGCGCTGGGAGCTGGACGTAAAGCGCTCGTGGCGCCGGGACCCCACGTTCTGGGTGGACCAGACGGTGCCGGCGGTGGTGGACGCTCTGATGTCGCCGCCGCCGTTCGAAAAGGAACGCAGCGAGGACGTCGCGGCAAGGCTCGAGTCGATCCCGCGGACGCTCGAGCAGGCGCGCGCGGCGCTCGACGAGGCCGCGGCGCCGTTCGCGGCGCTCGCGATCGAGGATCTCCGCGGGATCGGCCCGAGGCTGAAGGCGTCCATGACGGCGCTCTCGCCGCTTCTCGCGCCCGACGCGCGGGGGCGCGTCGCCCCGGCCACCGGAGCGGCGGTCGCGGCGCTGGAATCCTTCCGGGTCTGGCTCGAGGCGCGCCTGCCGCTGCTTCCGGACCGCAGGCCCGTCGGCCGCGACGGCTACCTCTTCTTCCTCCGGAATGTCGCCCTCATGCCCTTCACGCCGGAGGAGCTTCTCCTCATGGGCCGTCAGGAGTACGAACGCGCCGTCGCGCTCGAGATCGTCGAGCGGCAGCGCAACGCGGGCGTGCCGGAGATCCCGATGGTCGCGGATCAGGCCGCCCAGTCGGCCATGACGAGTCGCGCGGAGGCCGAGATCCGCCGATTCCTCGAAGAGAAGGGGATCCTCTCCGTGCCGGGCTGGATGCCGCACTACGTGGACCTTCCGGTGCCGGCGTACCTCGAGGCGCTGGACGGGTTCGGCGAGTGGTCGCTCTTCGCGAACACGGCCCGGCCCGGCGAGCCGTCGCTGCGCTGGATCCCGAAACCGTCGCCGAGGCTCGGATACTTCGCGGGCTCGATGGCGAAGGACCGCCGCCCGCACATGTCGCACGAGGGAATCCCGGGGCACGCGTTCCAGCTCGCGCTCGCCGGGCGGCACGAGGACGAGATCCGCCGTGCGTTCTACGACTCGGGCCCGATCGAAGGGCTCGCGTTCTATTCCGAGGAGCTGCTCCTCTCGGCCGGGCTTTATGCGGACGCGCCGAAGACTCGCGAGATGGTCGCGAACTACATGCGCCTGAGGGCCCTGCGCGTCGAGGTGGACGTGAAGCTCGCCCTCGGAACGTTCACGATCCCGCAGGCGGCGGAATACCTTCGGACGGCCGTCCCGATGGATGCCGAGACCGCGCGCGCCGAGGCGGCCGCGTTCGCGTCGTCGCCCGGGCAGGCGATCACGTACCAGATCGGCAAGCTGCAGGTCCTGCGCCTCCTCGCCGAGGCGAAGCGCGTGCAGGGCGACGCCTTCCGCCTCCGGGCGTTCCACGACTTCGTCTACCGTAACGGCAACGTTCCGCTCTCGCTGCAGCGCTGGGAGCTTCTCGGACTGGAGGACGACCTGAAATGA
- a CDS encoding phosphopentomutase produces the protein MQRRAIVLVCDGLGVGEAPDAAAFGDAGARTLQHILRDGKPVIPHLTKLGLLHTMYGEAPAGLPAPSGAFGRLAEASAGKDSTTGHWELMGLTVPVAFPLYPEGFPPEVVEPFEKAVGKKVLVNRPASGTEVIKQYGEEHMKTGRPILYTSGDSVFQIAAHEGVVPIETLYRWCEIAREMLDGKHRVGRVIARPFVGQPGSFTRTHRRHDYTVPPDGPTLLDELEAQGKRVYGIGKIEDLFSGRGVARAVHTESNRDGLEKTVAALAGQGDDFVFANLNDFDTKFGHRNDPGGYARALEELDAFVPALLAGLGEGDVLMITADHGGDPSDVSTDHTREFVPMVAAGPRVRAGVDVGTRATFADLGATVAEHLGVAPLAGASFLSAILRG, from the coding sequence GTGCAGCGGCGGGCCATCGTCCTCGTCTGCGACGGGCTCGGGGTCGGTGAGGCCCCGGACGCCGCCGCGTTCGGCGACGCGGGCGCGCGGACCCTCCAGCACATCCTGCGCGACGGCAAGCCCGTCATCCCGCACCTCACGAAGCTCGGCCTCCTCCACACGATGTATGGCGAGGCGCCGGCCGGGCTGCCCGCGCCTTCGGGCGCCTTCGGGCGCCTCGCGGAAGCTTCGGCGGGGAAGGACTCGACGACCGGCCACTGGGAGCTCATGGGGCTGACGGTCCCGGTCGCGTTTCCGCTCTACCCGGAAGGTTTTCCGCCCGAGGTCGTCGAGCCGTTCGAGAAGGCGGTCGGGAAGAAGGTGCTCGTCAACCGGCCCGCTTCGGGAACCGAGGTCATCAAGCAGTACGGCGAAGAGCACATGAAGACGGGCCGCCCGATCCTCTACACGTCGGGCGATTCGGTCTTCCAGATTGCGGCGCACGAGGGTGTCGTCCCGATCGAGACGCTCTACCGCTGGTGCGAGATCGCCCGCGAGATGCTCGACGGCAAGCACCGCGTGGGCCGTGTCATCGCGCGGCCGTTCGTCGGTCAGCCGGGCTCGTTCACGCGCACGCACCGGCGGCACGACTACACGGTCCCGCCGGACGGCCCGACGCTTCTCGACGAGCTCGAGGCCCAGGGCAAGCGCGTCTACGGGATCGGGAAGATCGAAGATCTCTTTTCGGGGCGCGGCGTCGCCAGGGCCGTCCACACGGAGTCGAATCGCGACGGGCTGGAGAAGACGGTCGCGGCTCTCGCGGGGCAGGGCGACGACTTCGTCTTCGCGAACCTGAACGACTTCGACACGAAGTTCGGGCACCGGAACGACCCGGGAGGCTACGCGCGGGCCCTCGAGGAGCTCGACGCTTTCGTCCCGGCCCTGCTCGCGGGCCTCGGCGAGGGCGACGTCCTCATGATCACGGCCGACCACGGCGGAGACCCGTCCGACGTCTCGACGGACCACACGCGCGAGTTCGTGCCGATGGTCGCCGCGGGCCCGCGCGTTCGCGCCGGCGTCGACGTGGGGACGCGCGCGACGTTCGCGGACCTCGGGGCGACGGTTGCCGAGCATCTCGGCGTCGCGCCACTCGCGGGCGCGAGCTTCCTCTCCGCGATCCTGCGCGGCTGA
- a CDS encoding protein kinase, whose translation MTISSGTRLGPYEILAPLGAGGMGEVYRAKDTRLAREVAIKVLPEEFFEGEERRTRFEREARLLAALNHPGIAAIYSFEEIPSSSSSSSRHLLVMELVEGDDLAVRVARGPIPLEESLSFARQIAEALEAAHEKGIVHRDLKPANVKITPDGRVKLLDFGLAKIFESEATVSNPSISYSPTLTARGTAAGVILGTAAYMSPEQARGKPVDKRTDVWAFGCVLFEMLAGKKAFEGETVSDTLAAILRGEPDWAALPEQTPPAVRKILRRCLQRDARARLHDIADARLDLEELGAAGASGTSSYSSFTFQEDPAASNSAAGRIASSASARGSKKFLYFSWAIAAACAAAAGALALRARAPRAPAPVVQFEVRVPEGVTFGNSMALSPDGRRLAFIATDEKDIERLYVRSFDTVGAQVLSGTEGARFPFWSPDGTAIAYFTGDRLARVSAAGGPPQTICPVTDGRGGTWSTRGVIVFAPGTRLPLHRVSATGGIPVAATTFGTKDYSHRWPRLLPDGVHYLYLCLSDDPARLGTRVASLDSGGDAFVVSTRGKAEYDAGRLLYVRESALYSQPFDADRRKLSGEPGLVADGVVVEGESGWTGLAAFSAADGTLVHRRRANPRQRLTWFDRSGKPLGTVGDAGVLSEPFWFPGAQRLGLSVMDPRTELYDLWQVDLARGTWTRLTFGPKANNTGIASPDGKNLYFSSNRASRMGLFRRPLDGTGGDESILSTTLDNYGDFISPDGAWLVFETMSSVGRPELWRLPLSGGRKPELLLAVPQAATAHASGSPDGKFFAYTSDETGRPEVYVQRFPPSGGKWQISKDGGDQALWRADGKELYFLSIDRKIMAVELSLAGDAQIGAPKTLFPVRVPANGISDNRSQYVPAPDGSRFLVLATADERQEQPAVVVLNWPATAAQGR comes from the coding sequence ATGACGATTTCCTCAGGCACACGCCTCGGCCCCTACGAGATCCTTGCGCCCCTCGGGGCCGGGGGAATGGGAGAGGTCTACCGGGCCAAAGACACGCGCCTCGCGAGAGAGGTGGCGATCAAGGTACTGCCGGAAGAGTTCTTTGAAGGTGAAGAGAGGAGAACGCGCTTCGAGAGGGAAGCGCGACTGCTCGCAGCGCTCAATCATCCCGGAATCGCGGCGATCTACTCATTCGAAGAAATTCCCTCTTCCTCCTCTTCTTCTTCGCGCCACCTCCTGGTCATGGAGCTCGTCGAGGGCGACGACCTTGCCGTGCGCGTCGCCCGCGGTCCGATCCCGCTCGAAGAATCTCTTTCCTTCGCGAGGCAGATCGCCGAGGCGCTCGAGGCCGCGCACGAGAAGGGGATCGTCCACCGCGACCTCAAGCCCGCGAACGTCAAGATCACGCCCGACGGGCGCGTGAAGCTCCTCGACTTCGGCCTCGCGAAGATCTTCGAGAGCGAGGCGACGGTCTCGAACCCGTCGATCTCGTACTCGCCCACGCTCACGGCCCGCGGCACGGCGGCGGGCGTGATCCTCGGGACGGCGGCCTACATGTCGCCCGAGCAGGCGCGCGGAAAACCGGTCGACAAGCGGACGGACGTCTGGGCTTTCGGGTGCGTGCTCTTCGAGATGCTCGCGGGCAAGAAGGCCTTCGAGGGCGAGACGGTCTCCGACACGCTCGCCGCGATCCTGCGCGGCGAGCCGGACTGGGCGGCTCTGCCGGAGCAGACGCCGCCCGCCGTAAGAAAGATTCTTAGAAGGTGTCTGCAGCGAGATGCGCGCGCCCGGCTTCACGACATCGCCGACGCGCGCCTCGACCTCGAAGAGCTGGGCGCGGCCGGCGCATCGGGCACTTCTTCTTACTCTTCATTCACCTTCCAAGAAGATCCCGCGGCGTCGAACTCGGCCGCAGGTCGAATTGCTTCGTCGGCGTCCGCGCGAGGGAGCAAGAAATTTCTCTATTTCTCATGGGCGATCGCGGCCGCGTGCGCGGCCGCCGCCGGGGCGCTTGCGCTGCGCGCTCGCGCCCCGCGCGCGCCGGCTCCGGTCGTCCAGTTCGAGGTGCGCGTGCCGGAAGGGGTGACGTTCGGCAACTCGATGGCGCTCTCGCCCGACGGCCGGCGGCTCGCGTTCATCGCGACCGACGAGAAGGACATCGAGCGGCTGTACGTGCGCTCGTTCGACACGGTCGGCGCCCAGGTCTTGTCGGGCACCGAAGGCGCCCGATTCCCGTTCTGGTCGCCGGACGGCACGGCGATCGCCTACTTCACCGGTGACCGTCTCGCGCGCGTGAGCGCGGCAGGAGGCCCGCCCCAGACGATCTGCCCGGTCACCGACGGCCGTGGCGGAACGTGGTCCACGCGGGGCGTCATCGTCTTCGCGCCCGGAACCCGGCTGCCCCTTCACCGCGTGAGCGCGACCGGCGGAATCCCCGTCGCGGCGACGACGTTCGGCACGAAGGACTACTCGCACCGCTGGCCGAGGCTGCTCCCCGACGGCGTCCACTATCTCTACCTCTGCCTGAGCGACGACCCGGCCCGCCTCGGCACGCGCGTGGCGTCTCTCGACTCGGGAGGCGACGCGTTCGTCGTCTCGACGCGCGGCAAAGCGGAGTACGACGCGGGCCGCCTCCTCTACGTCCGCGAGAGCGCGCTCTACTCCCAGCCGTTCGACGCGGACCGCCGCAAGCTCTCCGGCGAGCCCGGACTCGTCGCCGACGGGGTCGTCGTCGAGGGCGAGAGCGGGTGGACGGGTCTCGCGGCCTTTTCGGCGGCCGACGGCACCCTCGTTCACAGGCGTCGCGCGAACCCGCGACAGAGGCTCACCTGGTTCGACCGTTCGGGCAAGCCGCTCGGAACCGTCGGGGACGCCGGCGTCCTGTCGGAGCCGTTCTGGTTCCCGGGGGCGCAACGCCTCGGGCTCAGCGTGATGGACCCGCGGACCGAACTTTATGACCTCTGGCAGGTGGACCTGGCGCGCGGCACGTGGACGCGGCTCACGTTCGGGCCCAAGGCCAACAACACGGGCATCGCGTCGCCGGACGGAAAGAACCTCTACTTCTCGTCGAACCGCGCGAGCCGCATGGGCCTCTTCCGCCGCCCCCTGGACGGAACCGGAGGGGACGAGTCGATTCTGTCGACGACCCTCGACAACTACGGCGACTTCATCTCGCCGGACGGGGCGTGGCTGGTTTTCGAGACGATGAGCAGCGTGGGCCGCCCCGAACTCTGGAGGCTTCCGCTCTCGGGCGGGCGAAAGCCCGAGCTTCTCCTCGCGGTGCCCCAGGCGGCGACGGCCCACGCGTCCGGGTCGCCCGACGGGAAGTTCTTCGCGTACACGTCGGACGAGACGGGCCGCCCGGAGGTGTACGTGCAGAGGTTCCCGCCGTCGGGCGGGAAGTGGCAGATTTCGAAGGACGGCGGCGACCAGGCTCTCTGGCGCGCGGACGGGAAAGAGCTGTACTTCCTCTCGATCGACCGGAAGATCATGGCGGTCGAGCTCTCTCTCGCCGGAGACGCGCAGATCGGAGCGCCGAAAACACTCTTCCCGGTGCGCGTGCCCGCCAACGGAATCTCCGACAACCGGTCCCAGTACGTTCCGGCTCCGGACGGAAGTCGGTTCCTCGTTCTGGCGACCGCGGACGAACGGCAGGAACAGCCCGCCGTCGTCGTCCTGAACTGGCCCGCGACGGCCGCGCAGGGACGATGA